A genome region from Brooklawnia propionicigenes includes the following:
- a CDS encoding HD domain-containing protein, with protein sequence MTGHGDDLVTAHRDSHVHIATGAPIGREAREAREAQWLRPGAALASGAGNRAREEQPDSERTCFERDRDRIVHSTAFRRLAGKTQVVVYPTDHQRTRLTHALEVAQVATSVARAVGANVPLTEAIALGHDCGHGPGGHASEEAFDAFLPHGFDHGPWGADVALAELNLCAETLDGIRNHSWSRPAPATIEGEIVSWADRIAYCAHDLEDAAAAGIVQLDELPSSVTERLGTGRREQLSVLIRSISHSIVEAGRVGMDAETAEALAQLRRFNYQQIYTRPESLEQSQAVIAVLQELVAYYIEHPASLPDGFRQDDRVLAAVTYVAGMTDRFAFDQAEKRLGWARWRLPRSMGHGVGPMA encoded by the coding sequence ATGACCGGGCACGGCGACGACCTGGTGACCGCGCACCGCGACAGCCACGTGCACATCGCCACCGGGGCGCCCATCGGACGCGAAGCCCGCGAGGCCCGCGAGGCGCAGTGGCTTCGTCCGGGAGCTGCTTTGGCCAGCGGGGCGGGAAACCGGGCCCGCGAGGAACAGCCTGACTCTGAACGCACCTGCTTCGAGCGTGACCGGGACCGGATCGTCCATTCGACGGCCTTCCGAAGGCTCGCCGGCAAGACCCAGGTTGTGGTCTATCCGACCGACCATCAGCGCACCCGCCTCACCCACGCCCTCGAGGTTGCCCAGGTCGCCACCTCGGTCGCCCGCGCCGTCGGGGCGAATGTCCCCCTGACTGAGGCGATCGCGCTCGGTCACGACTGTGGGCACGGTCCGGGCGGGCATGCCTCCGAGGAGGCGTTCGACGCTTTCCTGCCGCACGGATTCGACCATGGACCGTGGGGCGCCGACGTGGCGCTTGCCGAACTCAACCTGTGCGCCGAGACGCTGGACGGCATCCGCAATCACTCGTGGTCGCGTCCCGCACCAGCGACCATCGAGGGTGAGATCGTCAGTTGGGCCGACCGGATCGCCTACTGTGCACACGATCTCGAGGACGCGGCCGCGGCCGGCATCGTCCAACTGGACGAGCTGCCCAGCTCGGTCACCGAGCGGCTCGGGACCGGACGTCGTGAACAACTCAGCGTACTGATCCGCAGCATCAGCCACAGCATCGTCGAGGCCGGACGGGTCGGCATGGATGCGGAAACCGCTGAAGCCCTGGCGCAGCTGCGGCGGTTCAACTATCAGCAGATCTACACCCGCCCCGAATCACTGGAGCAGTCGCAAGCGGTGATAGCAGTCCTGCAAGAACTCGTCGCGTACTACATCGAGCACCCCGCGAGCCTGCCCGACGGGTTCCGGCAGGACGACCGGGTGCTCGCGGCCGTCACCTATGTGGCAGGCATGACCGACAGATTCGCCTTCGATCAGGCCGAGAAGCGGCTGGGCTGGGCGCGGTGGCGGCTTCCGCGCAGTATGGGTCACGGAGTCGGCCCGATGGCGTGA
- the dusB gene encoding tRNA dihydrouridine synthase DusB, which produces MSATQTTPTRLLPELRLSSPSHPDALVIDTPVVLAPMAGVTNAAYRQLCREQGAGLYVCEMITSRGLVVGDPKTADMLAFWPEEDVRSVQTYGVDPVSLEVAVDILCDGFGVDHIDLNFGCPVPKVTRKGGGGVLPWKLDLVRQIIASTVRTADRYGVPVTVKTRIGIDDRHLTFLDMGRLAEDCGAAAICLHARTVAQAYSGHADWNAISELVQVVDIPVLGNGDIWEAADAVAMIEQTGCAGVEIGRGCLGRPWLFRDLAAAITGEQETVLPSLGEVCAIVRRHAELLARLWGEEHGMKDLRKHMAWYFKGFPVGGDTRHALGMVSSLAELDALLAQLDGAVPYPTAELGRPRGRQGSPRSKVTMPWGWLDDRCGLELDLSEAELETSGG; this is translated from the coding sequence ATGAGCGCGACCCAGACCACACCGACCAGGCTGCTGCCCGAACTGCGGCTGAGTTCGCCGTCCCATCCGGACGCGCTGGTGATCGACACCCCGGTCGTCCTCGCGCCCATGGCAGGAGTGACGAATGCGGCCTATCGGCAGTTGTGCCGCGAGCAGGGCGCGGGGTTGTACGTCTGCGAGATGATCACGTCCCGCGGGTTGGTGGTCGGGGACCCGAAGACCGCCGACATGTTGGCCTTCTGGCCCGAAGAGGACGTGCGCTCGGTGCAAACCTACGGCGTCGACCCCGTCTCGCTGGAGGTCGCCGTCGACATCTTGTGCGACGGTTTCGGGGTCGACCACATCGATCTGAACTTTGGCTGCCCGGTGCCCAAGGTCACCCGCAAAGGCGGCGGCGGAGTGCTGCCCTGGAAGCTCGATCTGGTCCGTCAGATCATCGCCAGCACCGTGCGCACCGCGGACCGCTACGGGGTTCCGGTTACGGTCAAGACCCGCATCGGCATCGACGACCGGCATCTGACCTTCCTCGATATGGGACGACTGGCCGAGGACTGCGGCGCAGCAGCGATCTGCCTGCACGCGCGCACGGTTGCCCAGGCCTACTCGGGACATGCCGATTGGAATGCCATCTCCGAGCTGGTGCAGGTGGTCGACATTCCGGTGCTCGGCAATGGGGACATCTGGGAGGCTGCGGACGCGGTCGCCATGATCGAGCAGACCGGTTGCGCCGGCGTCGAGATCGGACGCGGTTGCCTGGGCCGGCCGTGGCTGTTCCGCGATCTTGCGGCGGCGATCACCGGTGAGCAGGAAACCGTGCTCCCGAGTCTGGGAGAGGTCTGCGCGATCGTCCGCAGGCACGCCGAACTGCTGGCGAGGCTGTGGGGCGAAGAACATGGCATGAAGGATCTCCGCAAGCACATGGCGTGGTACTTCAAGGGCTTTCCGGTGGGAGGCGACACCAGGCACGCCTTGGGCATGGTCTCCAGCCTGGCCGAGCTCGATGCGCTGCTGGCCCAGTTGGATGGCGCTGTGCCGTATCCGACCGCCGAACTCGGGCGTCCGCGGGGACGCCAGGGCAGTCCGCGCTCGAAGGTGACGATGCCCTGGGGCTGGCTGGACGATCGGTGTGGGCTCGAGCTGGATCTCAGCGAGGCCGAGCTCGAGACCTCCGGTGGATAG
- a CDS encoding MFS transporter, translating to MTGQDVYLAWRGQIAGTPTLEDAMNDPQPEVLNQLPSRAQRLDRLKFGREHGKLLVGSGVGWALDAMDVGLISYVMTALAVHWNLSNTQLSWIGSIGFVGMMIGASVGGLLADRLGRRNVFALTLLIYGIATGMAAFSVGIAMLMALRFVVGLGLGAELPVASTLVSEFAPQRIRGRMVVWLESFWALGWIMAALLGYFLVPQEIAGWPGWRWALLVGLAPAAYALVVRHGLPESVRFLESKGRLIEAEKSVREFEINSGVQPEVDIETAVKHTPVSVEVSTQQRARLFSPGMRRRTIALWAVWFFVNLSYYGAFTWMPTLLFRQGHSLIRSFEYTLIITLAQLPGYAMAAWLIEKWGRRPTLASFLLGSGVAAVLFGIQTSPVGIIVAGCALSFFNLGAWGALYAIGPEIYPTAMRGTGTGAASAAGRVAAIIAPLCVPLLLNSGGNPLVFGVFGVSFLIAAGSALLLPERRQKEMVE from the coding sequence ATGACAGGGCAAGACGTCTACCTCGCCTGGCGCGGTCAGATTGCCGGCACACCCACATTGGAGGACGCGATGAACGATCCGCAGCCGGAGGTATTGAATCAGCTGCCGAGCCGAGCGCAACGGCTTGACCGGCTGAAGTTCGGACGCGAGCACGGCAAGCTCCTGGTCGGGTCCGGCGTCGGCTGGGCGCTCGACGCCATGGACGTCGGCCTGATCAGCTATGTGATGACAGCTCTCGCGGTGCACTGGAATCTGTCGAATACCCAACTGAGCTGGATCGGGTCGATCGGCTTCGTGGGCATGATGATCGGCGCCTCGGTCGGCGGGCTGCTCGCCGACAGGCTCGGACGCCGAAACGTCTTCGCGTTGACCCTGCTCATCTACGGAATCGCGACCGGCATGGCGGCGTTCTCCGTCGGGATCGCGATGCTGATGGCCCTGCGATTCGTCGTCGGTCTCGGCTTGGGAGCCGAACTCCCGGTGGCCTCCACTCTGGTCAGCGAGTTTGCCCCGCAACGGATCCGTGGCCGGATGGTCGTCTGGCTGGAGAGCTTCTGGGCGCTCGGCTGGATCATGGCAGCGCTGCTCGGCTACTTCCTGGTTCCTCAAGAGATCGCCGGTTGGCCGGGCTGGCGCTGGGCGCTGCTGGTCGGTCTGGCGCCCGCTGCATACGCGCTGGTGGTGCGGCACGGTCTGCCCGAATCGGTCCGATTCCTGGAATCGAAGGGACGCCTGATCGAGGCGGAGAAGTCGGTACGCGAGTTCGAGATCAACTCCGGCGTCCAACCCGAGGTCGACATCGAGACAGCCGTGAAGCACACGCCGGTCAGCGTCGAGGTCAGCACGCAGCAGCGGGCGAGGCTGTTCTCGCCCGGGATGCGGCGCCGGACGATCGCGCTGTGGGCGGTCTGGTTCTTCGTCAATCTCAGTTACTACGGTGCCTTCACCTGGATGCCCACGTTGCTCTTCCGGCAAGGCCATTCGCTGATCCGCTCTTTCGAGTACACGCTGATCATCACGCTGGCACAGCTGCCCGGTTATGCAATGGCCGCCTGGCTGATCGAGAAGTGGGGACGCCGCCCAACCCTGGCGAGCTTCCTGCTGGGCTCCGGTGTGGCCGCAGTGCTGTTCGGCATCCAGACCTCCCCGGTGGGCATCATCGTGGCCGGTTGCGCACTGAGCTTCTTCAACCTCGGTGCCTGGGGCGCGCTGTATGCGATCGGCCCGGAGATCTACCCGACCGCGATGCGCGGCACCGGCACGGGCGCGGCCTCGGCCGCGGGCCGCGTGGCTGCGATCATCGCGCCACTGTGCGTCCCGCTGCTGCTCAACTCCGGGGGCAACCCGCTGGTCTTCGGCGTTTTCGGGGTGTCGTTCCTGATTGCAGCCGGCAGCGCACTGTTGCTACCGGAGCGCCGCCAGAAGGAGATGGTCGAGTGA
- a CDS encoding AIR synthase related protein has translation MMQRFRDLLVFESASRLVLACDSIGGIGPKPADSVSVDARTVAHFGVRVPLLEVLCSGARPIALVNALCVERDPTGQEMIDEIEILAAQAGIPADAVTGSTEENAPTSATGLGITVIGALSQDLPKAQPGDVVICAGLPIAAPDFTLYIGHPDQVTVAEVRRILESGLVHDALPAGSHGVGFETDEMARIAGLQARWTGGRIVDPKRSAGPASCVLFACAPEATDEVIALLDDGRPAQPVARLTPPD, from the coding sequence ATGATGCAACGGTTCCGCGACCTTCTGGTCTTCGAATCTGCCAGCCGGTTGGTGCTCGCCTGCGACTCGATCGGAGGTATCGGCCCCAAGCCCGCTGATTCGGTGAGCGTGGACGCCCGCACCGTCGCGCATTTCGGCGTTCGCGTGCCCCTGTTGGAAGTGCTGTGCTCCGGAGCACGGCCGATCGCCTTGGTCAACGCCTTGTGCGTGGAGCGCGATCCCACCGGCCAGGAGATGATCGACGAGATCGAGATCCTCGCAGCGCAGGCGGGGATTCCCGCGGACGCGGTCACCGGCAGTACCGAGGAGAATGCCCCCACCTCAGCCACCGGACTGGGCATCACCGTGATCGGAGCGCTGAGCCAGGATCTGCCGAAGGCTCAACCCGGCGACGTGGTCATCTGCGCGGGTCTGCCGATCGCCGCGCCCGATTTCACCCTGTACATCGGCCACCCCGATCAGGTCACCGTCGCCGAGGTGCGCAGGATCTTGGAGTCCGGGCTCGTGCACGATGCGTTGCCGGCAGGCTCTCACGGGGTCGGTTTCGAAACCGACGAGATGGCCCGCATCGCCGGGCTCCAAGCCCGCTGGACCGGCGGCCGGATTGTCGACCCGAAGCGTTCGGCCGGCCCGGCCAGCTGTGTGCTGTTCGCCTGCGCGCCAGAAGCAACGGACGAGGTCATTGCCCTGCTGGACGACGGTCGCCCCGCCCAGCCTGTCGCACGCCTCACACCGCCGGACTGA
- a CDS encoding energy-coupling factor transporter transmembrane component T family protein, which produces MRLGLPARLAVLVATTLAVMSFTHPLWNFGVLCVVLGLAVWQRLPVAAVWPLIRASLAVFVLVGFCAAFATSDRVLHDPAHLQVLAQWGPLRFTVGGVLMGGTFVLRMLAMIVATWTAIYQISVDDVLDLAARWRLPSWLSILIGSAMAALPNLARRHEQIRQAQQARGQRLDSGGPVERWKANAAIVVPLITSSLLTAESLGVALSVRGYGAHRTMTVMHDVVRRPQEVALSILVLALGVCAVAGRLAWGWGRL; this is translated from the coding sequence ATGAGACTCGGTCTGCCCGCCCGGCTCGCGGTACTGGTGGCTACGACGTTGGCCGTGATGAGTTTCACCCATCCCCTGTGGAACTTCGGGGTGCTGTGCGTGGTGCTGGGGCTGGCGGTCTGGCAGCGCCTTCCGGTGGCAGCCGTCTGGCCACTGATCCGTGCTTCACTCGCGGTCTTTGTCCTGGTCGGCTTTTGCGCGGCCTTCGCCACCTCTGATCGGGTGCTGCACGACCCGGCGCACCTTCAAGTGCTGGCGCAGTGGGGTCCGCTGCGGTTCACCGTGGGTGGAGTGCTGATGGGCGGCACATTCGTGCTGCGGATGCTCGCCATGATCGTGGCCACCTGGACGGCGATCTACCAGATCTCGGTGGACGATGTGCTCGACCTCGCAGCGCGCTGGCGACTGCCCAGCTGGCTGTCGATTCTGATCGGCTCGGCCATGGCTGCGCTGCCGAACCTGGCCCGGCGTCACGAGCAGATCCGTCAGGCGCAGCAAGCCAGGGGACAGCGGCTCGACAGTGGTGGCCCGGTGGAGCGCTGGAAAGCCAACGCGGCGATCGTGGTCCCGCTGATCACCAGTTCGCTGCTCACCGCCGAGAGTCTCGGGGTGGCACTCAGCGTCCGCGGTTACGGCGCGCACCGGACGATGACCGTCATGCACGACGTGGTGCGCCGTCCCCAGGAGGTCGCGCTCAGCATCCTCGTCCTGGCCTTGGGCGTCTGCGCGGTCGCCGGACGACTGGCTTGGGGCTGGGGACGTCTGTGA
- a CDS encoding ABC transporter ATP-binding protein — translation MPQDLTVDSVSYRYPSGSRDALHDVSAEFAAGSCTAIMGATEAGKSTLLQALTGVIGELDGGVLSGRIRYGAADLADYRVQTLTQYIGLVLQDPASQIIGRTVGEDVAFGPRNHLVPRAEISRRVAQMLELVGLSGFEARSTAELSGGELQRLAIAGVLAMGPEVLCLDEATAELDPVGAGRLREVVASLRQRGMTVVTAEHDPAAVLDQASGIVVLDAGQVAWQGAPADFFADPDRVERLGIRPLPMSVVARGMLRERPELALTLPVGRRLPLTVAEMSGWLRDLLPAEPRPHPPAPSAQGTGRPVIEIDDLHFGYSPRAEVLHGIHLTIRAGEFVALTGPNGAGKTTVAKHLNGLLRPTAGRVLICGRDVSGRPTWQLAGQVGYVFQNPDHQIFCRSVADEVGFALRVAGRPQAEISARTTAVLQFTGLTDLCEANPLTLTRGQRQLVAMASTLIAEPEILVIDEPTTGQDWRGVQAIMDLVDRLNQQGTTIVMISHDRELIAHHARRVVTIDGGRVVADGPVQTQVTTQLGELWQQCFGGRPDSCDEITAGRRLVQSCGART, via the coding sequence GTGCCACAAGACCTCACGGTCGACTCGGTCAGCTACCGCTACCCATCCGGCTCCCGGGACGCATTGCACGATGTCAGCGCTGAGTTCGCTGCCGGCAGCTGCACCGCGATCATGGGTGCCACCGAGGCGGGCAAGTCGACCCTATTGCAGGCGCTGACCGGTGTGATCGGCGAGCTGGATGGCGGTGTGCTCAGCGGCCGAATCCGGTACGGGGCGGCAGATCTGGCCGACTACCGCGTCCAGACTCTCACCCAATACATCGGGCTGGTCTTGCAGGACCCGGCGAGTCAGATCATCGGACGAACGGTCGGCGAGGACGTCGCCTTCGGCCCGCGCAACCATCTCGTCCCACGCGCCGAGATCAGCCGCCGGGTAGCGCAGATGCTGGAGCTGGTGGGATTGAGTGGCTTCGAGGCCCGCTCGACCGCCGAGCTGTCGGGCGGCGAGTTGCAGCGTCTGGCGATCGCCGGAGTGCTGGCCATGGGCCCGGAGGTGCTCTGCCTGGACGAAGCGACCGCCGAGCTTGATCCGGTCGGGGCAGGCCGGCTGCGCGAGGTGGTCGCGTCGCTGCGGCAGCGCGGCATGACCGTGGTCACCGCCGAGCACGACCCGGCCGCGGTACTCGATCAGGCCTCCGGCATCGTCGTCCTGGACGCCGGCCAGGTGGCTTGGCAGGGCGCGCCCGCGGACTTCTTCGCCGATCCCGATCGCGTCGAGCGACTCGGAATCCGGCCGCTGCCGATGAGCGTGGTGGCCCGCGGGATGCTGCGCGAACGTCCGGAACTGGCGCTCACCTTGCCTGTGGGTCGGCGCCTGCCGCTCACGGTCGCGGAGATGTCGGGGTGGCTACGCGATCTTCTGCCTGCCGAACCGCGCCCCCACCCACCAGCGCCTTCGGCGCAGGGCACCGGCCGGCCAGTGATCGAGATCGACGATCTGCACTTCGGCTACTCACCGAGGGCGGAGGTGCTGCACGGCATCCACCTCACGATCCGCGCCGGGGAGTTCGTCGCTCTGACCGGGCCCAACGGGGCGGGAAAGACGACTGTCGCCAAACACTTGAACGGACTGCTTCGTCCAACCGCCGGACGGGTCCTGATCTGCGGACGCGATGTCTCCGGCCGGCCGACTTGGCAGTTGGCGGGTCAGGTCGGTTACGTCTTCCAGAATCCCGATCATCAGATCTTCTGTCGCTCGGTTGCCGATGAGGTCGGCTTCGCGTTGCGGGTGGCAGGGCGGCCACAAGCAGAGATCTCCGCGAGGACCACCGCCGTGCTGCAGTTCACCGGTCTGACGGATCTGTGCGAAGCCAACCCGCTGACGCTGACCCGCGGACAGCGACAACTGGTCGCGATGGCCTCGACGCTGATCGCCGAGCCCGAGATCCTGGTGATCGACGAGCCCACCACCGGACAGGACTGGCGCGGTGTGCAGGCGATCATGGACCTGGTCGACCGACTCAACCAACAGGGCACCACGATCGTGATGATCAGCCATGATCGCGAACTCATCGCCCATCATGCCCGCCGCGTGGTGACCATCGACGGCGGGCGGGTGGTCGCCGACGGTCCGGTGCAGACCCAGGTCACCACTCAACTCGGCGAATTGTGGCAACAGTGCTTCGGCGGTCGTCCCGACAGCTGCGACGAGATCACCGCCGGACGAAGGCTCGTCCAAAGCTGCGGAGCGCGGACATGA
- a CDS encoding ECF transporter S component, giving the protein MSNVQTGPKLEDRLPDQANRGLSARKLAIMAIFIALSAVGALIKIPSPVGTVALDAAPGFFVAIGFGGWLGAVVAAIGHLLTAGITGFPLTLPVHLAIAVGMAACAWVYGWFGRKGPVGLVIGFVLAVIINAPVLGLIMVPIGGWALYVAALPSLAIGAVVNLAIATLAYQALRKTRLLS; this is encoded by the coding sequence ATGAGCAATGTCCAGACCGGTCCCAAGCTCGAGGATCGTCTGCCTGATCAGGCCAATCGCGGACTGTCGGCCCGCAAGCTGGCGATCATGGCGATCTTCATCGCACTCTCGGCCGTCGGTGCCTTGATCAAGATCCCGTCTCCGGTCGGCACAGTCGCACTGGATGCCGCCCCCGGATTCTTCGTGGCCATCGGTTTCGGCGGGTGGCTGGGGGCTGTGGTGGCCGCCATCGGTCACCTGCTCACTGCGGGAATCACTGGCTTTCCGCTGACTCTGCCGGTGCATCTGGCTATCGCGGTCGGGATGGCCGCCTGCGCCTGGGTCTACGGCTGGTTCGGCCGCAAGGGCCCGGTCGGGCTGGTCATCGGGTTCGTGCTCGCTGTGATCATCAATGCTCCGGTGCTCGGCCTGATCATGGTTCCGATCGGAGGGTGGGCTCTGTACGTGGCAGCCCTGCCGTCGCTGGCCATCGGCGCTGTCGTCAATCTCGCGATCGCCACGCTCGCCTACCAGGCGTTGCGTAAGACCCGTCTGCTCAGCTGA
- a CDS encoding GntR family transcriptional regulator, translating to MGSEPLYLRVERDLASRISDGAWQPGDYLPSEQALQQRYQVSRTTIRKAVGDLVIDGLLEIDRGNGTRVTRGRDHQPDANIMSFSASMRAMGRRPGVRNTHACLCEAEAAEQASSEVVDSSRRLVHISRVHTADDDPVSASESWLPASAFAGVDVEGIAARESLYTELSALDVGITRVSDRYGIAEASQTEAALLDVAPGTPLLCVDRIGYTANNRPIETSRIVVRTDLYRPTITTRSR from the coding sequence GTGGGAAGCGAACCCCTGTATCTGCGTGTCGAACGTGATCTGGCATCGCGAATCAGCGATGGCGCTTGGCAACCGGGCGACTACCTGCCCAGCGAGCAGGCGCTTCAGCAGCGCTACCAGGTGAGCCGCACGACGATCCGCAAGGCGGTCGGCGATCTGGTCATCGACGGATTGCTGGAGATCGATCGCGGCAACGGCACGCGGGTGACGCGCGGGCGTGATCACCAGCCGGATGCCAACATCATGAGTTTCAGTGCGAGCATGCGGGCGATGGGGCGCCGGCCAGGTGTGCGCAATACCCATGCCTGTCTGTGCGAGGCCGAGGCAGCCGAGCAGGCGTCGTCCGAGGTCGTGGACAGCAGCAGACGCCTCGTCCACATCTCGCGTGTGCACACCGCGGACGATGACCCGGTCTCGGCAAGCGAATCCTGGTTACCCGCAAGCGCCTTCGCAGGAGTCGATGTGGAGGGGATCGCCGCACGCGAATCGCTGTACACCGAATTGTCCGCCCTGGATGTCGGCATCACCCGGGTCAGCGATCGTTACGGCATCGCCGAGGCATCGCAGACCGAGGCCGCGTTGCTCGACGTTGCGCCCGGAACGCCGCTGCTGTGCGTCGACCGCATCGGCTACACCGCCAACAACCGTCCCATCGAGACCAGCCGCATCGTCGTTCGCACCGATCTTTATCGTCCGACCATCACTACGAGAAGCAGGTAA
- a CDS encoding glycine--tRNA ligase: protein MAESTLDKVINLCKRRGFVFPCGEIYGGTRAAWDYGPLGVELKENIKRQWWRYMVTGRDDVVGLDSSVILPREVWVASGHVSVFSDPLIECLSCHKRWRADQIVEEYAHRHGLDEDAVALNEVPCPNCGNRGQYTEPRDFNMMLKTYLGPIEDESGLHYLRPETAQGIFVNFKNVLNATRQKPPFGVAQVGKSFRNEITPGNFIFRTREFEQMEMEFFVEPGTDEQWHQYWIDARKDWYVGLGIAEENLRFYEHPKAKLSHYSKRTVDIEYKFGFAGSDWGELEGIANRTDFDLTTHSKHSGTALEYFDQAKGQHYTPYVIEPAAGLTRSLMAFMVEAYTEDEAPNTKGGVDTRVVLKLDSRLAPVKAAVLPLSRNEALSPKARDVAAELRQYWNVDFDDAQAIGKRYRRQDEIGTPFCVTVDFDSLDDDAVTIRHRDTMAQERVAISQVRPYLAERLPRC, encoded by the coding sequence ATGGCGGAAAGCACTCTCGACAAGGTCATCAATCTCTGCAAGCGGCGGGGCTTCGTCTTCCCGTGCGGCGAGATCTATGGGGGCACCCGGGCTGCCTGGGACTACGGCCCGCTCGGCGTCGAACTCAAGGAGAACATCAAGCGCCAGTGGTGGCGTTACATGGTCACCGGTCGTGACGATGTCGTGGGTCTCGACTCGTCGGTGATCCTGCCGCGAGAGGTCTGGGTGGCGTCCGGCCACGTCTCGGTCTTCAGCGACCCGCTGATCGAGTGCCTGAGTTGCCACAAGCGTTGGCGCGCCGATCAGATCGTCGAGGAGTACGCTCACCGGCACGGTCTGGACGAGGACGCCGTCGCGCTGAACGAAGTGCCGTGCCCCAACTGTGGCAACCGCGGCCAGTACACCGAGCCGCGGGACTTCAACATGATGCTCAAGACCTACCTCGGCCCGATCGAGGACGAGTCGGGGTTACACTATCTGCGTCCCGAAACCGCCCAGGGCATCTTCGTCAACTTCAAGAACGTGCTCAACGCGACCCGCCAGAAGCCGCCGTTCGGCGTGGCGCAGGTCGGCAAGAGCTTCCGCAACGAGATCACCCCAGGCAACTTCATCTTCCGGACGCGTGAGTTCGAGCAGATGGAGATGGAGTTCTTCGTCGAGCCTGGCACCGACGAGCAGTGGCACCAGTACTGGATCGACGCCCGCAAGGATTGGTACGTCGGACTCGGGATCGCGGAGGAGAACCTGCGGTTCTACGAGCACCCCAAGGCGAAGTTGTCGCATTACTCCAAGCGCACGGTCGACATCGAGTACAAGTTCGGCTTCGCCGGCTCCGACTGGGGCGAGCTGGAGGGCATCGCCAACCGCACCGACTTCGACCTGACGACGCACAGCAAGCATTCGGGCACCGCGCTCGAGTACTTCGATCAGGCCAAGGGGCAGCATTACACGCCGTATGTCATTGAGCCGGCGGCCGGCCTGACGCGTTCGCTGATGGCTTTCATGGTGGAGGCCTACACCGAGGACGAGGCGCCGAACACCAAGGGCGGAGTCGATACCCGCGTGGTGCTCAAGCTTGATTCGCGCCTCGCTCCGGTGAAGGCAGCGGTGCTGCCGCTGAGCCGCAACGAGGCGCTGTCGCCGAAGGCACGCGACGTGGCCGCCGAGCTCCGGCAGTACTGGAACGTCGACTTCGACGACGCGCAGGCCATCGGCAAGCGTTACCGCCGTCAGGACGAGATCGGCACCCCGTTCTGCGTCACGGTCGACTTCGACAGCCTGGACGACGACGCGGTGACGATTCGCCATCGCGACACCATGGCCCAAGAGCGCGTGGCGATCTCGCAGGTCCGGCCCTACCTGGCCGAGCGCCTCCCGCGCTGCTGA
- a CDS encoding metal ABC transporter substrate-binding protein: MIASRTKRPVRRLAAVLLGAAVLITTACTPSGESGAGDGTSIVVGAYPFQFAAERVAGDLAVVTNLLSPGSDGHDLELSPKQVTAVTNADLVVHQSGYQAALDETITQQQPARVLDTADFLQLLPATQTEDGHDHGAYDPHVWLNPMNLAEIGGQIAAVLAEIDPDNAASYAANAARLTDDLTGLDDQFSAGLTNCRTDTFITNHAAFGYLADRYHLHQVGISGLSTEAEPSPARIAEVQQIAREHDLTTIFYETAVSPKLAQTIASDLGLKTDVLDPLETLSSESRGDDYIQVMTANLTSLRDANGCQ, from the coding sequence ATGATTGCCTCCCGCACTAAGCGGCCCGTCCGACGCCTCGCAGCCGTGCTGCTCGGTGCCGCCGTCCTCATCACAACGGCCTGCACACCGAGCGGCGAATCAGGCGCCGGCGACGGGACTTCCATCGTCGTCGGCGCCTACCCGTTCCAGTTCGCCGCCGAGCGGGTGGCGGGCGACCTGGCCGTGGTGACCAATCTGCTTTCTCCCGGCAGCGACGGCCACGACCTGGAGCTTTCCCCGAAGCAGGTCACAGCGGTCACCAACGCAGACCTGGTGGTCCACCAATCGGGTTATCAGGCGGCCCTCGACGAGACGATCACGCAACAGCAGCCGGCGAGGGTCCTCGACACCGCCGACTTCCTGCAATTGCTCCCAGCCACACAAACAGAAGATGGCCACGATCACGGAGCCTACGACCCGCATGTCTGGCTGAACCCGATGAACCTCGCCGAGATCGGCGGGCAGATCGCCGCCGTGCTGGCCGAAATCGACCCCGACAACGCCGCCAGCTACGCAGCGAATGCCGCGCGCCTGACCGACGACCTGACCGGTCTGGACGACCAGTTCAGCGCCGGCCTCACCAACTGCCGCACCGACACCTTCATCACCAACCACGCCGCCTTCGGCTACCTCGCCGACCGCTACCACCTGCACCAAGTGGGCATCAGTGGCCTGTCGACCGAGGCCGAGCCCAGCCCTGCCCGCATCGCGGAGGTGCAGCAGATCGCCAGGGAACACGACCTGACCACGATCTTCTACGAGACGGCGGTCTCGCCCAAGCTGGCGCAGACCATCGCGTCCGACCTCGGCCTGAAGACCGACGTGCTCGACCCGCTGGAGACCCTCAGCTCGGAGTCGCGAGGGGACGACTACATTCAGGTCATGACTGCCAACCTCACCTCACTGCGAGACGCGAACGGATGCCAGTGA